CACGGAACGAAAAGCATATGTCAGTTTTGTCTTCCCCATCGAGCAATGATTCACAGTCACTAAAATATCTGGATCTGTTCACCATCATTAAAGAAAAAATCGATAACTATGAATGGCCAGAAAATGAAACCATTCCCACCGAACGCGAGTTAGCGGAGCGCTATCAAACCAGTCGTACCACCGTGCGCAAAGCTATCGAACATTTACGCCAAAAAGGGTATCTACATAGCGAACACGGTCGCGGGACATTCGTTCTTCCTGAACTCAGCCGTCGTTCCCAGCGCCAGCTGCATGGATTCACTGATGATATCCTCGCGCGTAAAGGCACGCCGAAGCAGCAGATCCTCGAATTCGGTTTCGTTGCGGTGAATGAACCTATCCGCAATGCGTTGCAACTCTCCAGCCATACCCGGGTTTTGCGTATTAAGAGAGTTCGTTTCGACAATACCACTCCGATGGGCATTCAAACGACCTATCTTCCTATCGATGAAAACAACGCGTTTACCGAGGAAGAGCTACTGGAATTTGGCTCT
This Klebsiella sp. RHBSTW-00484 DNA region includes the following protein-coding sequences:
- a CDS encoding GntR family transcriptional regulator, translated to MSVLSSPSSNDSQSLKYLDLFTIIKEKIDNYEWPENETIPTERELAERYQTSRTTVRKAIEHLRQKGYLHSEHGRGTFVLPELSRRSQRQLHGFTDDILARKGTPKQQILEFGFVAVNEPIRNALQLSSHTRVLRIKRVRFDNTTPMGIQTTYLPIDENNAFTEEELLEFGSLYKLLAEKMGLELLEAYETISARQPSSAEASLLELSVHDVILTCTRVTLSINRKPMEYVEMIYPASRYSYEIKITKDSFNRK